One stretch of Alcaligenes faecalis DNA includes these proteins:
- a CDS encoding transglutaminase-like cysteine peptidase: protein MLVALLFVVWLPLSAPALQFEVSKIRQTAVARFGARAGTAVDRWMANLESARGLSERRQLDAVNDFWNMNVMAGEDIHIWGQLDYWATPIETLGKAAGDCEDFVIGKYFSLLHLGVPNEKLRLIYVRAQVGGQSIAHMVLGYYPTPQAEPLLLDNLSGSIRPASQRPDLTPVFSFNSQGVYVGNAQKGSVDSISRWRGLLEKMRKEGFVP, encoded by the coding sequence GTGCTGGTCGCACTGCTGTTTGTGGTGTGGCTGCCCTTGTCGGCGCCTGCCTTGCAGTTCGAGGTCAGCAAGATTCGTCAGACCGCTGTTGCCCGCTTTGGCGCCCGTGCCGGGACTGCCGTGGATCGGTGGATGGCCAATCTGGAGTCCGCCCGTGGTTTAAGCGAGCGTCGTCAGCTCGATGCCGTCAATGATTTCTGGAATATGAATGTGATGGCTGGCGAGGACATTCATATTTGGGGCCAGCTGGATTACTGGGCCACGCCTATCGAGACCTTGGGTAAAGCGGCGGGTGACTGTGAGGACTTTGTCATCGGCAAGTATTTTTCCTTGTTGCACCTGGGAGTGCCCAATGAAAAACTGCGATTGATTTATGTACGAGCTCAAGTAGGCGGCCAAAGCATTGCGCACATGGTTCTGGGCTACTATCCCACGCCGCAAGCCGAGCCTTTGCTGCTGGATAATTTAAGTGGCTCGATTCGCCCCGCCAGCCAGCGTCCTGATTTGACCCCTGTGTTCAGCTTCAACTCGCAAGGGGTGTATGTGGGTAACGCCCAGAAAGGCTCGGTAGACAGTATCAGTCGTTGGCGGGGTTTGCTGGAAAAAATGCGTAAGGAAGGTTTTGTTCCTTGA
- a CDS encoding retention module-containing protein, with amino-acid sequence MALDTVLVTRVEGTAWIRTADGSKVAVKEGMRVPVNAEIITETGASVELEIPGSPSMTISDNRSFLVSGDIAETDVDPVAAALANPNDPAITAVLAALEAGDDPFSQLDPTAAVLTGGGEGGGSSFTRLVSIVETTRPLALEYPRPGVPTVENVRLGGYSGTGEEEAGPLVPPSVTVKINDDGTVTFTFTEVPFGFDIEDIVVTGGGRIEGLTPDNKDPKTWTGTLVPPPNYEGEITVKVPDGSYTNEVGTPGNGGEDTTTVDTLPPEAEITIDPISGDDVINKEESEGDVTITGTVGKDVKPGDKVTVTVGGKEYETTVNPDGKTWSVDVPGSELANNEKVEAKVTTTDDAGNSTTVTTERPYEVDVTPPEAEIKIDPITGDDVINKEESGGDVTITGTVGKDVKPGDKVVVTVGGKEYETTVNPDGKTWNVDVPGSELVNNDKVEAKVTTTDDAGNTTTATDEKPYDVDVTPPEAEIKIDPITGDDVINKEESGGDVTITGTVGKDVKPGDKVVVTVGGKEYETTVNPDGKTWNVDVPGSELVNNDKVEAKVTTTDDAGNTTTATDEKPYDVDVTPPEAEIAINVIAEDDIINKAESEADVTISGTVGKDVKAGDTVTVTVNGKDYTTTVNADGKTWNVDVPGTELAQDSNVHAKVETEDAAGNPASAEADRGYGVDTDLPEAAITIDTIAGDDVVNKAESESDVTISGTVGKDVKAGDTVTVTVNGKDYTTTVNADGKTWSVDVPGSELAADSNVHAKVETEDAAGNPASAEADRGYGVDTDLPEAAITIDTIAGDDVVNKAESESDVTISGTVGKDVKAGDTVTVTVNGKDYTTTVNADGKTWNVDVPGTELAQDSNVHAKVETEDAAGNPASAEADRGYGVDTDLPEAAITIDTIAGDDVVNKAESESDVTITGTVGKDVKAGDTVTVTVNGKDYTTTVNADGKTWNVDVPGSELAADSNVHAKVETEDAAGNPASAEADRGYGVDTDLPEAAITIDTIAGDDVVNKAESESDVTISGTVGKDVKAGDTVTVTVNGKDYTTTVNADGKTWNVDVPGTELAQDSNVHAKVETEDAAGNPASAEADRGYGVDTDLPEAAITIDTIAGDDVVNKAESESDVTLTGTVGKDVKAGDTVTVTVNGKDYTTTVNADGKTWNVDVPGSELAQDSNVHAKVETEDAAGNPASAEADRGYGVDTDLPEAAITIDTIAGDDVVNKAESESDVTLSGTVGKDVKAGDTVTVTVNGKDYTTTVNADGKTWNVDVPGSELAQDSNVHAKVETEDAAGNPASAEADRGYGVDTDLPEAAITIDTIAGDDVVNKAESESDVTISGTVGKDVKAGDTVTVTVNGKDYTTTVNADGKTWNVDVPGTELAQDSNVHAKVETEDAAGNPASAEADRGYGVDTDLPEAAITIDTIAGDDVVNKAESESDVTITGTVGKDVKAGDTVTVTVNGKDYTTTVNADGKTWNVDVPGTELAQDSNVHAKVETKDAAGNPASAEADRGYGVDTDLPEAAITIDTIAGDDVINKAESESDVTITGTVGKDVKAGDTVTVTVNGKDYTTTVNADGKTWNVDVPGSELAQDSNVHAKVETEDAAGNPALAEADRGYGVDTDLPEAAITIDTIAGDDVINKAESESDVTLTGTVGKDVKAGDTVTVTVNGKDYTTTVNADGKTWNVDVPGAELAKDSNVHAKVETEDAAGNPASAEADRGYGVDTDLPEAAITIDTIAGDDVVNKAESESDVTISGTVGKDVKAGDTVTVTVNGKDYTTTVNADGKTWNVDVPGAELAKDSNVHAKVETKDAAGNPASAEADRGYGVDTDLPEASITINTIAGDDVINKAESESNVTLTGTVGKDVRAGDTVTVTVNGKDYTTTVNADGKTWNVDVPGAELAKDSNVHAKVETEDAAGNPASAEADRGYDVQTALPKAEIAIDTIAGDDVINKAESESNITLTGTVGQDVKAGDKVTVTVNGKDYTTTVNTDGKTWSVNVPGSELALDDNVHAKVETKDDAGNSASAEADRDYGVQTTLPEAEITLDPIAGDGVLDHQEAGDGKGTIDVTGTVGKDVQPGDTVTLTIGGKEYTGTVGNDLTFKIPVPVQDLLKNDTVDAKVTTTDSAGNSASANDSGPYTLDVDQLIVDGNGGGNPNGGVGDDIIIGDRGGVQENIVHGQSYNIAILVDRSNSMKEASGTDNMNRMQLLKAALTTLAESLANHEGGTVNLSIIGFGTNADKPMVFKDLTHADLVKLLNSIDTLNGYNSNWNSNVGGTNYEAAFKAAEAWFKTGDAPAVDKNGNAYENVTYFLTDGNPTQYGNGQGAGSGYDATADARGKTAYDSLVTSSGSKVYAVGIGNDVSVDVLRKYDNTGTEIVDVIRGTKEVTDFENGRHDGWTKVNGGGTVGVNNDWWYGSRLEITDTYSNRNDTSTTVRGPGMAVAAGSYGKLSFTYAESGRNSQDVFKWQLQKYNEKTGNWEVVQEGGRPGSSGTITTKPVGEGQYRFEFLVDDRSSSSNYKVYIDDVTLLSSGNPSDWREENKVDIVNTKEDLDAALKGGSVTNDPAPVGNDHIIGGDGDDIIFGDTINTDGDVLPWHEVGGRPDHLPDGSGLKALEVFLQMKNGGTPATGNDIYDYIKEHHAEFNVEGDKRGGNDTLDGGAGNDILYGQGGNDILIGGAGDDIMYGGEGDDTFVWNKGDQGTTSKPAVDHVMDFGDSGLDTLDITDLLSGHDINDGNLSQYLTVGRSDSGKMEISISSQGNGQVDQKIILDNIDFDAEKAAQIANSLKDGTLKSTDF; translated from the coding sequence ATGGCACTGGATACTGTTTTAGTGACACGAGTTGAAGGTACGGCATGGATCCGTACCGCTGATGGCTCCAAAGTAGCTGTCAAAGAAGGGATGCGCGTCCCTGTTAATGCCGAGATCATCACCGAGACCGGCGCCAGCGTCGAGCTTGAGATCCCAGGCAGCCCATCGATGACCATTTCCGATAACCGCTCCTTCCTGGTCAGCGGCGATATCGCAGAAACCGATGTGGACCCCGTAGCTGCCGCTCTGGCCAACCCCAACGATCCAGCGATTACCGCTGTGTTGGCCGCCCTGGAAGCTGGCGATGACCCATTCTCCCAACTTGACCCAACCGCTGCCGTATTGACCGGCGGTGGCGAAGGCGGTGGCAGCAGCTTCACCCGTCTGGTCAGCATTGTGGAAACCACACGTCCCCTGGCGCTGGAATACCCACGTCCTGGCGTGCCGACCGTTGAAAACGTGCGCCTGGGCGGCTACAGCGGTACTGGCGAAGAAGAGGCCGGTCCTCTGGTTCCTCCCTCCGTTACCGTCAAGATCAACGACGACGGCACCGTTACCTTCACGTTTACTGAAGTGCCATTTGGCTTCGATATCGAAGATATCGTGGTCACCGGCGGCGGTCGCATCGAAGGTCTGACTCCAGACAACAAAGATCCCAAGACCTGGACCGGTACGCTGGTTCCCCCACCGAACTACGAAGGGGAAATCACCGTCAAAGTACCTGACGGCAGCTACACCAACGAAGTGGGCACCCCAGGTAACGGCGGTGAAGACACGACTACGGTCGACACTCTGCCTCCAGAAGCTGAAATCACCATCGATCCTATCTCTGGCGATGACGTGATCAACAAGGAAGAGTCCGAAGGCGACGTGACCATCACGGGTACCGTTGGCAAAGACGTCAAGCCCGGCGACAAGGTCACTGTGACCGTTGGTGGCAAAGAATACGAAACCACCGTTAATCCGGACGGCAAGACCTGGAGCGTGGACGTTCCTGGTTCCGAACTGGCCAACAACGAGAAGGTTGAAGCCAAAGTCACCACGACTGACGACGCTGGCAACAGCACGACCGTCACTACCGAGCGTCCTTACGAAGTAGACGTTACGCCTCCCGAAGCCGAGATCAAGATTGATCCGATCACGGGCGACGACGTTATCAACAAGGAAGAATCGGGCGGTGATGTCACCATCACCGGTACGGTTGGTAAAGACGTCAAACCGGGCGACAAGGTTGTCGTGACCGTTGGCGGCAAAGAATACGAAACCACCGTTAACCCGGACGGCAAGACCTGGAACGTGGACGTTCCCGGTTCCGAACTGGTCAACAACGACAAGGTTGAAGCCAAAGTCACTACAACTGACGACGCTGGCAACACCACAACCGCTACCGACGAGAAGCCTTACGACGTAGACGTTACGCCTCCCGAAGCCGAGATCAAGATTGATCCGATCACGGGCGACGACGTTATCAACAAGGAAGAATCGGGCGGTGATGTCACCATCACCGGTACGGTTGGTAAAGACGTCAAACCTGGCGACAAGGTTGTCGTGACCGTTGGCGGCAAAGAATACGAAACCACCGTTAACCCGGATGGTAAGACCTGGAACGTGGACGTTCCCGGTTCCGAATTGGTCAACAACGACAAGGTTGAAGCCAAAGTCACTACAACTGACGACGCTGGCAACACCACAACCGCTACTGACGAGAAGCCTTACGACGTAGACGTAACGCCTCCAGAAGCTGAAATTGCGATCAACGTGATCGCTGAAGATGACATCATCAACAAGGCTGAATCCGAAGCCGACGTGACCATTTCCGGTACGGTTGGCAAGGATGTGAAGGCCGGTGACACGGTGACTGTGACCGTGAACGGCAAGGACTACACGACCACGGTTAATGCCGATGGCAAGACTTGGAACGTGGACGTTCCTGGTACCGAACTGGCCCAGGACAGCAATGTTCACGCCAAGGTTGAGACCGAAGACGCCGCTGGTAACCCCGCTTCGGCTGAAGCTGACCGTGGCTACGGTGTGGATACCGACCTGCCCGAAGCCGCTATCACGATCGATACCATTGCCGGTGACGACGTGGTCAACAAGGCTGAGTCCGAGTCCGACGTGACCATTTCCGGTACCGTGGGTAAAGACGTCAAGGCCGGTGACACCGTCACTGTGACCGTGAACGGCAAGGACTACACCACCACCGTTAACGCCGATGGCAAGACTTGGAGCGTAGACGTTCCCGGTTCCGAGCTGGCTGCTGATTCGAACGTACACGCCAAGGTTGAGACTGAAGACGCCGCCGGTAACCCCGCTTCGGCTGAAGCTGACCGTGGCTACGGTGTCGATACCGATCTGCCCGAAGCCGCTATCACGATCGACACCATTGCCGGTGACGACGTGGTCAACAAGGCTGAGTCCGAGTCCGACGTGACCATTTCCGGTACCGTGGGTAAAGACGTCAAGGCCGGTGACACCGTCACTGTGACCGTGAACGGCAAGGACTACACGACCACCGTTAACGCTGACGGCAAGACCTGGAACGTGGACGTTCCTGGTACCGAACTGGCTCAGGACAGCAATGTTCACGCCAAGGTTGAGACTGAAGACGCCGCCGGTAACCCTGCTTCGGCCGAAGCTGACCGTGGCTACGGTGTGGATACCGACCTGCCCGAAGCCGCTATCACGATCGACACCATTGCCGGTGACGACGTGGTCAACAAGGCTGAGTCCGAGTCCGACGTGACGATCACCGGTACCGTGGGTAAAGACGTCAAGGCCGGTGACACGGTGACTGTGACCGTGAACGGCAAGGACTACACGACCACGGTTAATGCCGATGGCAAGACCTGGAATGTGGATGTTCCCGGTTCCGAGCTGGCTGCTGATTCGAACGTACACGCCAAGGTCGAGACCGAAGATGCGGCTGGTAACCCAGCCAGTGCTGAAGCCGACCGTGGCTACGGTGTCGATACCGATCTGCCCGAAGCCGCTATCACGATCGACACCATCGCTGGCGACGACGTGGTCAACAAGGCTGAGTCCGAGTCCGACGTGACCATTTCCGGTACCGTGGGTAAAGACGTCAAGGCTGGCGACACCGTCACTGTGACCGTGAACGGCAAGGACTACACGACGACGGTTAATGCCGACGGCAAGACCTGGAACGTGGACGTTCCTGGTACCGAACTGGCCCAGGACAGCAATGTTCACGCCAAGGTGGAAACGGAAGACGCCGCCGGTAACCCAGCCAGCGCTGAAGCTGACCGTGGCTACGGTGTGGATACCGACCTGCCCGAAGCCGCTATCACGATCGACACCATTGCGGGTGACGACGTGGTCAACAAGGCTGAGTCCGAGTCCGACGTGACCTTGACGGGTACGGTTGGCAAGGATGTGAAGGCTGGCGACACGGTTACTGTGACCGTGAACGGTAAGGACTACACGACCACCGTTAACGCCGATGGCAAGACCTGGAACGTGGACGTACCTGGTTCCGAACTGGCTCAGGACAGCAATGTTCACGCCAAGGTGGAAACGGAAGACGCGGCTGGTAACCCAGCCAGCGCTGAAGCTGACCGCGGCTACGGTGTAGACACTGACCTGCCAGAAGCCGCTATCACGATCGACACCATTGCCGGTGACGACGTGGTCAACAAGGCCGAGTCCGAATCCGACGTGACCCTGAGTGGTACGGTTGGCAAGGATGTGAAGGCCGGTGACACCGTCACTGTGACCGTGAACGGCAAGGACTACACCACCACCGTTAACGCCGATGGCAAGACCTGGAACGTGGACGTACCTGGTTCCGAACTGGCTCAGGACAGCAATGTTCACGCCAAGGTTGAGACCGAAGACGCGGCTGGTAACCCAGCCAGCGCTGAAGCTGACCGTGGCTACGGTGTTGACACCGATCTGCCCGAAGCCGCTATCACGATCGACACCATCGCTGGCGACGACGTGGTCAACAAGGCTGAGTCCGAGTCCGACGTGACCATTTCCGGTACCGTGGGTAAAGACGTCAAGGCTGGCGACACCGTCACTGTGACCGTGAACGGCAAGGACTACACGACCACCGTTAACGCTGACGGCAAGACTTGGAACGTGGATGTTCCTGGTACCGAACTGGCCCAGGACAGCAATGTTCACGCCAAGGTTGAGACCGAAGACGCCGCCGGTAACCCCGCTTCGGCTGAAGCTGACCGTGGCTACGGTGTGGATACCGACCTGCCAGAAGCTGCTATCACGATCGACACCATTGCTGGCGACGACGTGGTCAACAAGGCCGAGTCCGAGTCCGACGTGACCATCACCGGTACCGTGGGTAAAGACGTCAAGGCCGGTGACACCGTGACCGTAACGGTCAATGGTAAGGACTACACGACCACCGTTAACGCTGACGGCAAGACCTGGAACGTGGATGTTCCTGGTACCGAACTAGCCCAAGATTCGAACGTACATGCCAAGGTTGAGACCAAAGACGCCGCTGGTAACCCTGCTTCGGCCGAAGCTGACCGTGGCTACGGTGTGGATACCGACCTGCCCGAAGCCGCTATCACGATCGACACCATTGCCGGTGACGATGTGATCAACAAGGCTGAGTCCGAGTCCGACGTGACGATCACCGGTACCGTGGGTAAAGACGTCAAGGCTGGCGACACCGTGACCGTAACGGTCAATGGTAAGGACTACACGACCACGGTTAACGCCGATGGCAAGACCTGGAACGTGGACGTTCCTGGTTCCGAACTGGCCCAGGACAGCAATGTTCACGCCAAGGTTGAGACTGAAGACGCCGCCGGTAACCCTGCTTTGGCTGAAGCTGACCGTGGCTACGGTGTGGATACCGACCTGCCCGAAGCTGCTATCACGATCGACACCATTGCCGGTGACGACGTGATCAACAAGGCTGAGTCCGAGTCCGACGTGACCTTGACGGGTACGGTTGGCAAGGATGTGAAGGCTGGCGACACGGTTACTGTGACCGTGAACGGCAAGGACTACACGACCACCGTTAACGCCGACGGCAAGACCTGGAACGTGGACGTTCCCGGTGCTGAACTGGCCAAGGACAGCAATGTTCACGCCAAGGTGGAAACGGAAGATGCCGCTGGTAACCCAGCTTCGGCTGAAGCTGACCGTGGCTACGGTGTCGATACCGATCTGCCCGAAGCTGCTATCACGATCGACACCATTGCCGGTGACGACGTGGTCAACAAGGCTGAGTCCGAGTCCGACGTGACCATTTCCGGTACCGTGGGTAAAGACGTCAAGGCCGGTGACACGGTTACTGTGACCGTGAACGGCAAGGACTACACGACCACCGTTAACGCCGATGGCAAGACCTGGAACGTAGACGTTCCTGGTGCCGAACTGGCCAAGGACAGCAACGTCCATGCCAAGGTTGAGACCAAAGACGCCGCTGGTAACCCAGCGTCGGCTGAAGCTGACCGTGGCTACGGCGTAGACACCGATCTGCCTGAAGCCTCGATCACCATCAACACCATCGCTGGTGACGACGTGATCAACAAGGCCGAGTCCGAGTCCAACGTGACCTTGACGGGTACAGTTGGCAAGGACGTGAGGGCTGGCGACACGGTTACTGTGACCGTGAACGGCAAGGACTACACGACCACGGTTAACGCTGATGGCAAGACCTGGAACGTGGACGTTCCTGGTGCCGAACTGGCCAAGGACAGCAACGTCCACGCCAAGGTTGAGACCGAAGACGCCGCTGGTAACCCAGCGTCGGCTGAAGCCGACCGCGGCTACGACGTTCAGACTGCTTTGCCTAAGGCTGAGATCGCTATCGACACCATTGCTGGTGACGACGTGATCAATAAGGCTGAGTCCGAATCCAACATCACCCTGACGGGTACGGTTGGTCAAGACGTCAAGGCTGGTGACAAGGTCACTGTGACCGTGAACGGCAAGGACTACACAACCACGGTTAATACCGATGGCAAGACCTGGAGTGTGAACGTTCCTGGTTCCGAATTGGCTCTGGATGACAACGTCCACGCCAAGGTCGAGACCAAGGACGATGCCGGTAACAGCGCTAGCGCTGAAGCCGACCGCGACTACGGTGTGCAGACCACATTGCCTGAAGCCGAGATCACTCTGGATCCGATCGCTGGTGACGGTGTGCTGGATCACCAGGAAGCTGGCGACGGCAAGGGCACGATTGACGTGACCGGTACGGTTGGCAAGGATGTACAGCCTGGCGATACCGTGACTCTGACGATCGGTGGCAAGGAATACACCGGTACCGTTGGCAATGATCTGACCTTCAAGATCCCAGTGCCTGTACAGGATCTGTTGAAGAACGATACGGTTGATGCCAAGGTAACGACGACAGACTCGGCTGGTAACAGCGCTTCTGCCAACGATTCTGGCCCATACACGCTGGATGTGGATCAGCTGATTGTTGATGGTAACGGTGGTGGCAATCCGAATGGTGGCGTGGGTGACGACATCATTATTGGTGACCGCGGTGGTGTACAAGAGAACATCGTGCACGGCCAGAGCTACAACATTGCCATCCTGGTTGACCGTTCCAACAGCATGAAGGAAGCCTCTGGTACGGACAATATGAACCGTATGCAGTTGCTGAAGGCCGCGCTGACGACCTTGGCTGAAAGCTTGGCTAACCACGAAGGCGGCACGGTGAACCTGAGCATTATTGGCTTTGGTACCAACGCTGATAAGCCTATGGTCTTCAAAGATTTGACGCATGCTGATCTGGTCAAGTTGCTGAACTCGATCGACACCTTGAATGGCTACAACTCCAACTGGAACTCCAACGTTGGTGGTACCAACTATGAAGCAGCCTTCAAGGCAGCTGAAGCATGGTTCAAGACTGGCGATGCACCTGCAGTCGACAAGAACGGCAACGCTTATGAAAACGTTACGTACTTCCTGACTGACGGTAACCCAACGCAGTACGGTAATGGACAGGGTGCGGGTAGCGGTTACGACGCTACGGCTGATGCACGCGGTAAGACTGCTTACGACAGCCTGGTTACTTCTTCGGGCAGCAAGGTGTACGCAGTGGGTATTGGTAACGACGTCAGCGTGGATGTTCTGCGCAAGTACGACAACACCGGTACTGAGATTGTTGATGTTATCCGTGGTACCAAGGAAGTTACTGACTTTGAAAACGGCCGTCATGACGGTTGGACGAAGGTCAACGGTGGTGGCACTGTCGGCGTCAACAACGACTGGTGGTACGGATCGCGTCTGGAAATCACGGATACCTATAGCAATAGGAACGATACATCCACGACAGTTCGTGGCCCCGGTATGGCAGTAGCCGCTGGTAGCTATGGCAAGCTTAGCTTTACCTATGCTGAAAGCGGTCGCAATAGCCAGGACGTGTTCAAGTGGCAACTGCAGAAGTACAACGAGAAAACAGGTAACTGGGAAGTTGTGCAGGAAGGTGGTCGCCCAGGTAGCTCCGGCACCATCACGACCAAACCAGTAGGCGAAGGCCAGTATCGCTTCGAGTTCCTGGTGGATGATCGTTCCAGCAGCAGCAACTACAAGGTCTACATTGATGACGTCACGCTGTTGTCCTCTGGTAACCCAAGTGATTGGAGAGAGGAGAACAAGGTCGACATCGTCAACACCAAGGAAGACCTGGATGCAGCCTTGAAGGGTGGTTCGGTAACGAACGATCCAGCGCCGGTTGGTAACGACCACATCATTGGTGGTGACGGTGACGACATCATCTTTGGTGACACGATCAACACCGATGGCGATGTGTTGCCATGGCATGAAGTGGGTGGCCGTCCTGATCACCTGCCTGACGGTTCCGGCCTGAAGGCGCTGGAAGTGTTCTTGCAGATGAAGAACGGCGGTACTCCAGCTACCGGTAACGATATCTACGACTACATCAAGGAACACCACGCCGAATTCAACGTTGAAGGCGACAAGCGCGGTGGTAACGACACCCTGGATGGTGGCGCAGGTAACGACATCCTGTACGGTCAAGGTGGCAATGACATCCTGATCGGTGGTGCCGGTGACGACATCATGTACGGTGGTGAGGGTGATGACACCTTTGTATGGAACAAGGGTGATCAAGGCACGACCAGCAAGCCGGCTGTGGATCACGTGATGGACTTTGGTGACTCGGGTCTCGACACCCTGGATATCACTGATCTGCTGTCGGGTCACGACATCAACGACGGTAACCTGAGCCAGTACCTGACGGTAGGACGCTCGGATAGCGGCAAGATGGAGATCAGCATCAGCTCTCAAGGTAATGGCCAGGTCGATCAGAAGATCATTCTGGACAACATCGACTTTGACGCAGAGAAGGCAGCTCAGATCGCCAACTCGCTGAAAGACGGCACCCTGAAATCCACTGATTTCTAA
- a CDS encoding response regulator transcription factor, whose translation MRQVNSVLFLTADEALWQHWRHLDSVTWLPARGQGMDDLLRWKQQQRDLVVIDSALALWNHPQWAQAVQGMKIIVASPRPLDTEGQAVLALGARGYIHAYSSSPLLVQALDHVASGQVWVGESLLSRLLSDVTRRLEPKAGWESTLTSREVEVAQRASLGHSNQLIANDLGITERTVRAHLQAVFEKLDVTDRLMLALKVHGIA comes from the coding sequence ATGCGACAAGTAAATTCGGTTTTATTTCTGACTGCCGATGAGGCGTTGTGGCAGCATTGGCGTCATCTGGATTCGGTCACCTGGCTGCCCGCCAGAGGGCAGGGCATGGACGATTTATTGCGTTGGAAACAACAGCAGCGTGATCTGGTAGTGATCGATAGTGCCCTGGCTTTGTGGAACCATCCCCAATGGGCCCAGGCGGTACAGGGCATGAAGATTATTGTCGCCAGCCCTCGTCCTTTGGATACCGAAGGACAGGCCGTACTGGCTCTGGGGGCTCGTGGTTACATTCACGCCTACAGCTCGTCGCCCTTGCTGGTGCAAGCGCTGGACCATGTGGCCAGCGGACAGGTCTGGGTCGGAGAGTCTTTGCTGAGCCGTTTGCTCAGCGATGTTACTCGTCGCCTGGAACCCAAGGCAGGCTGGGAAAGTACCCTGACCAGCCGTGAAGTCGAGGTTGCGCAACGCGCCTCGCTGGGTCACTCCAATCAGCTGATTGCAAACGACCTGGGAATCACCGAGAGAACGGTTCGCGCCCATCTTCAAGCGGTTTTTGAGAAGTTGGATGTAACAGATCGTTTGATGTTGGCGCTAAAAGTACACGGCATAGCCTAA
- a CDS encoding HlyD family type I secretion periplasmic adaptor subunit: MLKNASWTARYQDVRGSTLLIWLTLLAISLLIVWASFASIDEVVRGEGKVVPSRQVQIVQSLDGGVVEEILVRPGESVEAGEVLLRIDPTRASSSLGENEAESLSLKAKAARLEAIAADQPFDMPSVVLEKAPDLAEMERRVWQARTEELRSNISVAQEQLNQRQQELRETQANRDQAASSCGLTSQELQMTRPLLKSGAVSEVDLLRLQRDVARYCGEQKAATAQISRIQASIQEAQNRIGEVEITFRNQARTELAETRAKLASLEQGQRALADRVRLAEVRSPVRGTIKTLSANTVGGVVQPGKDILEIVPTDDTLLLEVRINPRDIGFLHSGQAAEVKFTAYDFAVYGGLPGVLEQTSADTITDEKGNSFYIAKVRTDTVYVGDDNRPILPGMVAEVHIMTGKRTVMQYLLKPILRARSNAFRER; encoded by the coding sequence ATGCTCAAAAACGCATCGTGGACGGCTCGTTATCAAGATGTACGGGGCTCCACGCTGCTGATCTGGTTGACCTTGCTGGCCATCAGCTTGCTGATTGTCTGGGCAAGTTTTGCCAGCATTGATGAAGTGGTGCGTGGCGAAGGCAAAGTTGTGCCGTCGCGCCAGGTCCAGATTGTGCAAAGTCTGGACGGTGGTGTGGTGGAAGAAATTCTGGTGCGCCCAGGCGAATCCGTGGAAGCGGGTGAAGTGCTGTTGCGTATTGACCCAACCCGTGCCTCGTCCTCCTTGGGCGAGAACGAAGCCGAGTCCTTGTCCTTGAAGGCCAAGGCGGCTCGTCTGGAAGCAATTGCTGCCGATCAGCCCTTTGACATGCCCAGCGTAGTGCTGGAAAAGGCCCCGGATCTGGCCGAAATGGAACGCCGCGTCTGGCAGGCTCGTACTGAAGAGTTGCGCTCCAATATTTCGGTGGCTCAGGAACAGCTGAACCAGCGCCAACAAGAATTGCGTGAAACGCAGGCCAATCGTGATCAGGCCGCGTCCAGTTGCGGGCTGACCTCGCAAGAACTGCAAATGACACGTCCTCTGCTCAAGAGCGGGGCGGTGTCTGAAGTGGACTTGCTGCGTTTGCAGCGTGATGTGGCTCGTTACTGCGGTGAGCAAAAAGCAGCCACTGCACAGATCAGTCGTATTCAGGCCTCGATTCAGGAAGCCCAGAACCGGATTGGTGAAGTGGAAATTACCTTCCGCAACCAGGCTCGTACCGAATTGGCTGAAACACGTGCCAAGCTGGCTTCGCTGGAACAAGGCCAACGTGCCTTGGCTGACCGTGTGCGACTGGCAGAAGTGCGTTCGCCAGTGCGCGGCACCATCAAGACCCTGTCCGCCAATACGGTGGGCGGTGTGGTGCAGCCCGGTAAAGACATTCTGGAAATTGTGCCCACTGACGACACCCTGCTGTTGGAAGTGCGCATCAACCCGCGCGACATCGGGTTTCTGCACTCGGGCCAGGCTGCCGAGGTCAAGTTCACCGCCTATGACTTTGCCGTTTATGGCGGCTTGCCTGGCGTGCTGGAACAGACCAGTGCCGACACCATTACCGATGAAAAAGGCAATTCATTCTATATAGCTAAAGTACGTACTGACACGGTGTATGTCGGTGACGATAACCGCCCAATCTTGCCCGGTATGGTGGCCGAAGTGCACATCATGACCGGCAAGCGGACTGTTATGCAGTACTTACTCAAACCTATTCTCAGGGCCAGATCCAACGCATTCAGGGAGCGTTAA